A genomic segment from Neodiprion lecontei isolate iyNeoLeco1 chromosome 1, iyNeoLeco1.1, whole genome shotgun sequence encodes:
- the LOC107224385 gene encoding cytochrome b5: MASGKKLFTRKQVEESKEQGTNLFILHDKVYDVGPFLNEHPGGEEVLSEQRNKDGSEAFDDVGHSEDAKELMQKYEIGEIVEAERLNIKPKKVEWIASKSGQSQKSAEEGSGLPYGLIAVAVVVLLIAYNLGLFSSSAQ, encoded by the coding sequence ATGGCCAGCGGAAAGAAGCTGTTCACGCGAAAGCAAGTCGAGGAGTCGAAAGAACAGGGTACGAACCTGTTCATCCTTCACGACAAGGTTTACGACGTAGGACCATTCCTTAACGAACATCCTGGCGGTGAGGAAGTTCTGTCGGAACAACGAAACAAGGACGGAAGCGAGGCCTTCGACGACGTCGGTCACTCCGAGGACGCCAAGGAATTGATGCAGAAATACGAAATCGGGGAAATCGTCGAGGCCGAAAGGTTGAATATCAAACCGAAGAAAGTCGAGTGGATTGCATCGAAGTCGGGACAGTCCCAAAAATCGGCAGAAGAAGGCTCCGGTTTACCCTACGGATTGATCGCAGTGGCCGTCGTTGTTCTCTTAATCGCGTATAACTTAGGATTGTTCTCAAGTTCTGCTCAATGA